One genomic window of Micromonospora sp. WMMD1128 includes the following:
- a CDS encoding HNH endonuclease signature motif containing protein has product MADAIRPFGDPCLPARFWAKVDPAETGCWLWTAGLVDGYGRFMVTRQANRAAHRVAYEGLIGPIPDGLVLDHLCRVRNCVNPAHLEPVTILENVMRGETIVAACSAKTHCPKGHPYAGGNLYISPNGARRCQACARLARAAHRAQDPDRHRRQAREATRRYYSKLRDQHTQETP; this is encoded by the coding sequence GTGGCCGATGCTATCCGCCCGTTCGGAGACCCCTGCCTTCCGGCCCGGTTCTGGGCGAAGGTTGACCCAGCCGAAACCGGATGCTGGTTGTGGACCGCCGGCCTCGTCGATGGCTACGGCCGATTCATGGTGACGCGCCAGGCGAACCGCGCCGCGCACCGAGTTGCATACGAAGGGCTGATCGGGCCCATTCCCGATGGCCTCGTCCTGGACCACCTCTGCCGGGTCCGCAACTGCGTCAACCCGGCCCACTTGGAGCCGGTGACGATCCTAGAGAATGTCATGCGGGGCGAGACCATCGTTGCGGCCTGCTCGGCGAAGACCCACTGCCCGAAGGGCCACCCGTACGCTGGAGGAAACCTCTACATCAGCCCGAACGGCGCGCGCCGGTGCCAGGCATGCGCCCGCCTGGCTAGGGCAGCACACAGGGCGCAAGATCCGGACCGCCACCGGCGGCAGGCACGTGAGGCAACGCGCCGCTACTACTCGAAGCTCCGCGATCAGCACACGCAGGAGACCCCGTGA
- a CDS encoding DUF6221 family protein — protein sequence MTDDLVTWLRAQLDDDERAARAWLPLGNPTAADREHIARHDPARVLAEVDAKRRIIDEHEPYPQPQRMATGEILACSTCGSVDDSPVEWPCPTVRLLALPYADRAGYRDEWRP from the coding sequence GTGACCGACGACCTGGTGACCTGGCTGCGGGCGCAGCTCGACGACGACGAGCGGGCCGCGCGGGCGTGGCTGCCCCTCGGCAACCCCACCGCCGCTGACCGCGAGCACATCGCCCGCCATGACCCGGCGCGGGTGCTCGCCGAGGTGGACGCCAAGCGGCGCATCATCGACGAACACGAGCCCTACCCGCAGCCGCAGCGGATGGCGACGGGCGAGATCCTGGCGTGCTCGACGTGCGGCAGCGTGGACGACAGCCCCGTCGAGTGGCCCTGCCCGACCGTGCGCCTCCTCGCCCTGCCGTACGCCGACCGAGCCGGCTACCGCGACGAGTGGCGACCGTGA
- a CDS encoding phage portal protein, protein MTPEETVSYLDAKLLKAQRSLRKLDAYYEGEQPLRFLALELKQEFGERLAELVINWPEMVADAYEARLDLTGFRFPGSISNGVDVDEADADVWGIWQDNDMDRQAPQAHLESIALGRSYAIVGARGVLDEGPAVDVPDPFDEDTDSPLITVEHPTQCITEQDPRTRQPVSALKRWKDSDNVQRATLYLPDSTRHFYRARRWVEAGRDEHRLGVVPVVPLVNRGRMLKHDGRSEFASVIPIADAANKMATDMMVSGEFHAMPRRWALGMAREDFEDEDGNEISPFEQIAGRVWAHSKKPGEVAVGQFPESDLAVFHNTIRVLAQIAAQLAALPPHYMSFTTDNPASADAIRSSEAQMVKRVERKQTGLGADWRRVMAIALRIRDGEGWDARARRMKVVWRDASTPTVAQAADAAVKKRQQGITTLRQTRIDLGYAPEEIRRMEEEDAAERAADPVREIALGLAGGGPTDGGDVGDAG, encoded by the coding sequence ATGACCCCGGAGGAGACCGTCTCCTACCTCGACGCGAAGCTGCTGAAGGCTCAGCGGAGCCTGCGGAAGCTGGACGCCTACTACGAGGGTGAGCAGCCGCTGCGGTTCCTGGCGCTGGAGCTGAAGCAGGAGTTCGGGGAACGCCTGGCGGAGCTGGTCATCAACTGGCCGGAGATGGTCGCCGACGCCTATGAGGCGCGGCTGGACCTGACCGGCTTCCGGTTCCCCGGGTCCATCTCCAACGGCGTCGACGTCGACGAGGCCGACGCGGACGTGTGGGGTATCTGGCAGGACAACGACATGGATCGCCAGGCCCCCCAGGCGCACTTGGAGTCCATCGCGCTGGGCCGTTCGTACGCGATCGTCGGTGCCCGCGGCGTCCTCGACGAGGGGCCGGCCGTTGATGTGCCGGATCCGTTCGACGAGGACACCGATTCGCCGCTGATCACGGTGGAGCATCCGACGCAGTGCATCACGGAGCAGGACCCGCGGACCCGGCAGCCGGTGAGCGCCCTGAAGCGGTGGAAGGACTCCGACAACGTGCAGCGGGCGACGCTGTACCTGCCGGATTCGACGCGGCACTTCTACCGGGCGCGGCGGTGGGTGGAGGCCGGCCGGGACGAGCACCGGCTGGGTGTGGTGCCGGTGGTGCCGCTGGTGAACCGGGGTCGGATGCTGAAGCACGACGGCCGGTCAGAGTTCGCGTCGGTGATTCCGATCGCGGACGCGGCGAACAAGATGGCAACGGACATGATGGTGTCCGGGGAGTTCCACGCGATGCCGCGCCGGTGGGCGCTGGGCATGGCGCGTGAGGACTTCGAGGACGAGGACGGCAACGAGATTTCGCCGTTCGAGCAGATCGCCGGCCGGGTGTGGGCGCACTCGAAGAAGCCCGGCGAGGTCGCGGTCGGCCAGTTCCCCGAGTCGGACCTGGCGGTCTTCCACAACACCATCCGGGTGCTGGCGCAGATCGCCGCTCAGTTGGCGGCCCTGCCGCCGCACTACATGTCGTTCACGACCGACAATCCGGCCAGCGCGGACGCGATCCGGTCGTCCGAGGCGCAGATGGTGAAGCGGGTTGAACGGAAGCAGACCGGCCTCGGGGCGGACTGGCGGCGGGTGATGGCGATCGCGCTGCGGATCCGCGACGGGGAGGGCTGGGACGCGCGGGCACGGCGCATGAAGGTGGTGTGGCGCGACGCTTCCACCCCGACCGTTGCGCAGGCGGCGGACGCTGCGGTGAAGAAGCGGCAGCAAGGCATCACCACGCTGCGGCAGACCCGCATCGACCTCGGCTATGCGCCCGAGGAGATCCGGCGCATGGAGGAAGAAGACGCCGCCGAACGTGCCGCCGACCCGGTGCGCGAGATCGCCCTCGGCCTGGCCGGCGGCGGACCGACCGATGGTGGGGACGTTGGCGACGCCGGCTGA
- a CDS encoding head decoration protein, giving the protein MNLNPVTETFQNEDQRWLGSAHGTSAGDSITLDTSTFTAGTHYPNGYFPSGLPLGKITATGLYGPYDDAASDGRQTLVGFLLCTVDAPSVNTQDPQGALFWHGKVVEARLPIAVDTNGKADVAGRIRFV; this is encoded by the coding sequence ATGAACCTCAACCCCGTGACCGAGACCTTCCAGAACGAGGACCAGCGGTGGCTGGGGTCGGCCCACGGCACCAGCGCCGGCGACAGCATCACGCTCGACACGAGCACGTTCACCGCCGGCACCCACTACCCCAACGGCTACTTCCCGTCCGGACTGCCGCTCGGGAAGATCACCGCCACCGGGCTGTACGGCCCGTACGACGACGCCGCATCCGACGGCCGGCAGACCCTCGTCGGGTTCCTGCTGTGCACCGTCGACGCGCCGAGCGTCAACACCCAGGACCCGCAGGGCGCGCTGTTCTGGCACGGCAAGGTCGTTGAGGCCCGCCTGCCGATCGCGGTCGACACCAACGGCAAGGCCGACGTCGCCGGCCGCATCCGATTCGTCTGA
- a CDS encoding major capsid protein: MLLNADYIEPVELTGYVREAAANLPDNQFTLAQWLPNRPIDDLEYRFTRGGEGLIEAATFRAYDAESPIGSRPGLTRVSGELPPISRKIRLGEYDRLRQRSANADAIRNSILTDAERMTRAVAARLELARGDALVNGSVTINENGVIATVSFGRSGSHSVAPGTLWSTIATATPLADMLSWQLTYRTSNGEAPGAMVMSSTVLGYLLRNAEIRALVGSTLGAPSRVSQAALRGILDDHGLPPWYIVDEQINVNGVATRPIPVDRFLYLPAPVDPNDGEASQLGATLLGTTAESLDPRYGLEEGDRPGIVAGAYSTEDPIAIWTKAAGIGLPVEANPDLSFMADVA, encoded by the coding sequence ATGCTGCTCAACGCCGACTACATCGAGCCGGTCGAGCTGACCGGCTACGTCCGCGAGGCCGCGGCGAACCTGCCGGACAACCAGTTCACCCTCGCGCAGTGGCTGCCGAACCGGCCGATCGACGACCTGGAGTACCGGTTCACCCGCGGCGGGGAGGGCCTGATCGAGGCCGCTACGTTCCGGGCGTACGACGCCGAGTCGCCGATCGGCTCCCGGCCGGGCCTGACCCGGGTGTCGGGTGAGCTGCCGCCGATCAGCCGGAAGATCCGGCTCGGCGAGTACGACCGGCTGCGCCAGCGGTCGGCGAACGCCGACGCGATCCGCAACAGCATCCTCACCGACGCGGAGCGGATGACCCGCGCGGTCGCGGCCCGCCTGGAGTTGGCCCGCGGTGACGCCCTGGTCAACGGCTCTGTCACGATCAACGAGAACGGCGTGATCGCCACCGTGAGCTTCGGCCGTTCGGGCAGCCACTCGGTGGCGCCGGGCACGCTGTGGTCGACGATCGCGACGGCCACGCCGCTGGCGGACATGCTGTCCTGGCAGCTGACCTACCGCACCAGCAACGGTGAGGCGCCGGGCGCGATGGTCATGTCCAGCACGGTGCTGGGCTACCTGCTGCGCAACGCCGAGATCCGCGCCCTCGTCGGGTCGACGCTGGGCGCGCCGTCGCGAGTGTCGCAGGCCGCGCTGCGGGGCATCCTCGACGACCACGGCCTGCCGCCGTGGTACATCGTGGACGAGCAGATCAACGTCAACGGGGTGGCCACCCGGCCGATCCCCGTCGATCGGTTCCTGTACTTGCCGGCGCCGGTCGACCCGAACGACGGCGAGGCCAGTCAGCTCGGCGCGACCTTGCTGGGCACCACCGCGGAGTCGCTGGACCCGCGGTACGGGCTGGAGGAGGGCGACCGCCCCGGCATCGTCGCCGGTGCCTACTCCACCGAGGACCCGATCGCCATCTGGACGAAGGCGGCCGGGATCGGCCTGCCGGTGGAGGCGAACCCGGACCTGAGCTTCATGGCGGACGTGGCGTGA